A window from Megalobrama amblycephala isolate DHTTF-2021 linkage group LG9, ASM1881202v1, whole genome shotgun sequence encodes these proteins:
- the LOC125275444 gene encoding uncharacterized protein LOC125275444 — protein MEDLQVFGSSSASAKTIAAELKDDFYSKLVDDFLGAHYGELLELDEKPWKNRMLVQIGLMREEQDLSWVDLIQWLQKIIPMFQSADFRSLIERNTTTALSLTGDARQNFLDSDVNFEFVGPICDSIGIGRRDLLEMSDFSDRAKLTGLTNGLVLELTNFISREKLDPVVLVSWIRNFEPLFCSDGKIQKAYRLLRANLKNFRIQYRNNQRSRKRSRGLLDEFLQSPFDLAPERDADDIEYRRVAMIKAHLRKKRHISVHKPSAVKEEDEPFDILQTNATVKTPFQHEPKQMPHVIGVKREQRSQNQQTLIQSLEDVEEDPRSDTGDNVTLLDISVLSWQKIADVYGGKNEAAKVASMDLLQNHFSAMLKEDANLRSLDDKVKESTHPIVPPLNFLRYICQFLFELIDVTEQQMISFGRDLVNTTGEKLGRDKHPRFQSFVNFDESAVTRYIHMASEILCPSEETNPNYRRHWLAFCLERKNPSRLPINRSNRVINYFEAAAGLIHHHEDVVLFVSDLQLLNDNSDILLESVNADANDEALQALVCVVAIVYLKVLGPFWQLLKSDGEYPLFSRYILCLYEKLLEWSQDASCLLQPEAFLNAFLQVPMQEGTFEGVFRYCRANAENQFGTLMRACLQRMMKALAAVLEDNLKDFLPGGEYCKDQPSDIAVQMANCTFSQLMGEYPFGHGYPYEKTRPDKTQAKGCASVGTEQEPASRMTTDEPTSPSVTLSPAKTIQKQQQVSKHSMFEGANLNAAKKMKVSRLKQKAQDHIYKKMIVGAVSKYGGPCKSKQDVERLLKKLQGASHAHTREVIRCELNYQKSILGSRDKKLNHIGFSLNDMVSTLKDILPNERVIITSLGENVLDHTEIQETLTQTTSADPQSTSTSQQTQQSFDSSIDIKKRKLFAPCYRQNFEFL, from the exons ATGGAGGACCTGCAAGTCTTTGGTTCTTCTAGTGCAAGTGCTAAGACCATTGCTGCTGAGCTCA AGGATGATTTTTACTCCAAGCTTGTTGACGACTTCCTTGGTGCTCATTACGGAGAGCTGTTAGAGCTGGATGAAAAGCCCTGGAAAAACCGCATGTTGGTCCAAATTGGGCTGATGAGAGAGGAGCAAGATCTTTCATGGGTTGATTTGATACAATGGCTCCAAAAGATTATCCCAATGTTTCAGTCTGCTGATTTTCGAAGCCTGATTGAGAGAAACACCACGACAGCTTTGAGCTTAACTGGAGATGCCAGACAAAATTTTCTTGATTCAGATGTCAACTTCGAATTTGTTGGACCTATATGTGATAGTATCGGAATCGGAAGAAGAGATTTACTTGAAATGTCTGATTTTTCTGATCGTGCAAAATTAACTGGTCTCACAAATGGCCTAGTTCTCGAATTGACTAATTTTATTTCACGAGAGAAATTAGACCCGGTCGTCTTAGTGTCCTGGATTCGTAACTTTGAGCCTTTATTTTGTAGTGATGGCAAGATCCAAAAAGCCTACAGGCTCCTACGAGCTAACCTCAAGAATTTCAGAATACAGTACCGCAACAATCAGAGGAGCCGAAAGAGAAGCCGTGGATTGCTGGATGAGTTTCTTCAGAGTCCATTTGATCTTGCTCCGGAAAGGGATGCTGATGATATTGAATACAGAAGGGTGGCAATGATCAAAGCACATCTAAGGAAGAAACGCCACATTTCCGTGCATAAGCCTTCTGCAGTCAAGGAGGAAGATGAACCCTTTGATATTTTGCAGACAAATGCCACTGTGAAAACTCCGTTTCAGCATGAACCAAAGCAAATGCCCCATGTGATCGGTGTAAAAAGGGAACAGAGATCACAGAACCAACAAACATTGATACAGTCACTAGAAGATGTAGAAGAAGACCCAAGAAGTGACACGGGCGACAATGTAACTCTTCTTGATATCTCTGTGCTGTCTTGGCAGAAGATTGCTGACGTGTATGGAGGAAAGAATGAAGCTGCTAAGGTGGCTTCAATGGATCTACTTCAGAATCACTTCTCAGCAATGCTGAAGGAAGATGCAAACCTGAGATCTCTCGATGACAAAGTCAAAGAAAGCACCCATCCAATAGTGCCACCTTTGAATTTCCTGCGCTACATCTGCCAATTCCTTTTCGAACTTATTGATGTAACTGAGCAGCAAATGATATCATTTGGAAGAGACCTCGTGAACACCACAGGCGAGAAACTGGGACGTGACAAGCACCCCAGATTTCAGAGTTTTGTCAACTTCGATGAGAGCGCCGTGACTCGTTACATTCACATGGCTTCTGAAATTTTATGTCCAAGTGAGGAGACCAACCCAAACTACCGCAGGCACTGGCTTGCTTTTTGCCTCGAGAGAAAAAACCCTTCCAGACTACCTATAAATCGGTCGAATCGTGTCATTAACTACTTTGAGGCAGCTGCCGGACTCATTCACCATCATGAAGATGTTGTTCTTTTTGTATCTGACCTGCAGCTTCTGAATGACAACTCAGATATCCTGTTGGAGAGCGTCAATGCTGATGCAAACGATGAGGCTTTGCAGGCGCTAGTCTGTGTTGTTGCTATTGTCTACCTTAAAGTCTTGGGACCCTTTTGGCAGCTTCTGAAGAGTGATGGAGAATATCCTCTTTTCAGTAGGTACATCCTTTGCCTGTACGAAAAGCTCTTGGAATGGTCGCAAGATGCCAGTTGCCTTTTGCAACCAGAAGCATTTCTGAATGCATTCTTACAGGTTCCAATGCAAGAGGGGACTTTTGAAGGAGTGTTCAGATATTGTCGTGCTAATGCAGAAAACCAGTTCGGTACTCTCATGAGAGCTTGTTTGCAGAGGATGATGAAAGCCCTTGCAGCTGTACTGGAGGACAATCTCAAAGATTTCTTACCTGGCGGTGAGTACTGCAAAGATCAGCCTAGTGATATAGCTGTTCAAATGGCAAACTGCACATTTTCACAGCTGATGGGTGAGTACCCCTTCGGTCATGGGTACCCTTATGAGAAGACCAGACCTGATAAAACTCAAGCCAAAGGTTGCGCTTCTGTAGGGACAGAACAAGAACCTGCTTCCCGAATGACGACAGATGAACCTACATCGCCATCGGTCACATTGTCACCTGCCAAAACCATTCAAAAGCAGCAACAAGTGTCAAAACACTCCATGTTTGAAGGAGCAAATCTCAATGCCGCAAAAAAAATGAAGGTGTCTAGACTAAAGCAAAAGGCTCAGGATCACATTTATAAGAAAATGATTGTTGGAGCGGTTTCAAAATACGGCGGGCCATGTAAAAGCAAACAAGATGTGGAACGATTGCTTAAAAAACTACAAGGTGCAAGCCATGCACATACACGTGAGGTAATTCGCTGTGAGCTGAACTACCAAAAGAGCATCTTGGGTTCCAGAGACAAAAAGCTAAATCACATTGGTTTCTCTTTGAATGACATGGTTTCTACACTGAAGGACATCCTGCCAAATGAGAGAGTTATAATTACATCACTAGGTGAAAATGTGCTTGATCACACAGAGATTCAAGAGACCCTGACGCAAACAACATCCGCAGACCCTCAAAGCACATCCACTAGTCAGCAAACTCAACAAAGCTTTGACAGTAGTATTGATATAAAGAAAAGAAAGCTTTTTGCCCCTTGTTACAGGCAGAACTTTGAGTTTCTTTGA
- the LOC125275445 gene encoding F-box/LRR-repeat protein 6-like isoform X1, which yields MNYLKIMQVSNSSTEPESLQAPSAKMSTNRAGTSQNAPAKGKGLLKRKAGSLKDDKSKKKKRKNVKRTVRPNYTIQEGEDMLLIISNISSGDPIWKPKRKGCKKKKLNKKGKSKTSASKTKKAPVKAKIPKVTEETTDKNVDLDNVNAVRFDHWGQSLPIEVLVKIFQFAVHQDGAVPFLCRVGIVCRLWNGAASSPVLWRSVLVGYCWIEPGKSQLPGTEQKIMNTIDWLAENRLSQLREFSLCHWKKHVDYVIQKVSQSCPNLHSLKLSYCTGMTETAFQILGADCRSLENINVQHSEFNVDGLVSFLEAYGNQIKKIYFTHSTKSDKLLSALSKGCCPELRLLEINTKFEGGFCDQHFIGIQALQIGCPKLQIFRLMNFTLLPKMFCNMPSSTSSFPMLEELCIATSSHSFMTDSDLTNVLHGSPHLRVLDLRGASRITATALYALPFEKLECLYWGLYFNSNTMVASKKGIHMLAQKWSSTLRELDLANQPFSEEDMEIAMGHLAHGAGVDLFRSLNLSGTNITSSALRLFITQAPALKYLNLSSCRYLPRGLKRIYHGQEDIQLLLDKLG from the exons ATGAACTATCT CAAAATAATGCAGGTTTCCAACTCAAGCACAGAGCCAGAGTCACTCCAGGCACcttctgcaaaaatgtcaaccaACAGAGCTGGGACATCCCAGAATGCACCTGCAAAAGGAAAAGGACTTTTGAAAAGGAAAGCTGGTTCTCTTAAAGATGACaaaagcaaaaagaaaaagagaaaaaatgtcaAACGAACTGTGAGACCAAATTACACCATCCAGGAGGGAGAGGACATGCTTTTGATTATATCAAATATAAGTAGTGGTGACCCTATATGGAAGCCCAAGCGGAAGGgatgtaagaaaaaaaagttaaacaaaaaAGGGAAAAGTAAAACCTCTGCTAGCAAAACTAAAAAAGCTCCAGTAAAAGCTAAAATCCCCAAAGTCACAGAAGAAACTACtgataaaaatgttgatttggACAATGTGAATGCTGTTAGGTTTGACCACTGGGGTCAGAGTTTACCGATAGAGGTCCTGGTGAAAATCTTTCAGTTTGCAGTTCACCAGGATGGAGCAGTTCCTTTTCTGTGCAG GGTTGGCATAGTTTGCCGTCTATGGAATGGAGCTGCATCCTCTCCGGTCCTGTGGCGCAGTGTGTTAGTTGGCTACTGCTGGATTGAACCTGGTAAGAGTCAGTTACCTGGGACAGAACAGAAGATTATGAACACTATAGACTGGCTAGCTGAAAACAG ATTGTCTCAGCTGAGGGAGTTTTCCCTTTGCCACTGGAAAAAACATGTTGACTATGTTATCCAG AAAGTTTCACAATCATGCCCAAATCTTCATTCTCTCAAGCTGTCTTACTGCACGGGAATGACAGAAACAGCCTTCCAAATCCTTGGTGCTGACTGTCGTTCATTAGAGAATATAAATGTGCAACACTCAGAG TTTAATGTTGATGGTCTGGTGTCCTTCCTTGAGGCGTACGGCAACCAAATAAAGAAAATTTACTTCACGCACAGCACCAAGAGTGACAAACTGCTCAGTGCTTTGTCT AAAGGTTGCTGTCCTGAGCTCAGGCTGCTGGAGATCAATACTAAATTTGAAGGAGGATTCTGCGATCAACATTTCATCGGAATTCAGGCTTTGCAGATTGGATGCCCTAAACTTCAG atttttagatTGATGAATTTCACTCTACTTCCTAAAATGTTCTGCAACATGCCTAGTTCAACATCCAGTTTTCCTATGCTAGAGGAGCTGTGCATTGCCACTTCCTCTCACTCCTTCATGACAGACAGTGACCTGACCAATGTGCTGCATGGCTCCCCTCATCTGCGTGTGCTAGACCTGCGTGGTGCCTCCCGCATCACAGCCACTGCCCTCTACGCTCTGCCTTTTGAGA AACTGGAGTGTCTATATTGGGGCCTGTACTTCAATAGCAATACCATGGTAGCATCCAAGAAAGGAATACACATGCTTGCCCAGAAATGGAGCAGCACCCTCAGGGAGCTTGATTTGGCCAACCAGCCATTTTCAGAGGAAGACATGGAGATTGCCATGGGACATCTTGCACATGGTGCTGGAGTTGATTTGTTTCGCTCCCTGAACCTCAGTGGTACAAATATCACTTCATCTGCACTCAG GTTATTCATAACCCAGGCACCAGCTCTGAAGTACTTGAATCTGTCTTCTTGCCGGTATCTGCCCAGAGGGCTCAAACGAATATATCATGGTCAAGAAGACATTCAGCTTCTCCTGGACAAATTAGGCTGA
- the LOC125275445 gene encoding F-box/LRR-repeat protein 6-like isoform X2: protein MQVSNSSTEPESLQAPSAKMSTNRAGTSQNAPAKGKGLLKRKAGSLKDDKSKKKKRKNVKRTVRPNYTIQEGEDMLLIISNISSGDPIWKPKRKGCKKKKLNKKGKSKTSASKTKKAPVKAKIPKVTEETTDKNVDLDNVNAVRFDHWGQSLPIEVLVKIFQFAVHQDGAVPFLCRVGIVCRLWNGAASSPVLWRSVLVGYCWIEPGKSQLPGTEQKIMNTIDWLAENRLSQLREFSLCHWKKHVDYVIQKVSQSCPNLHSLKLSYCTGMTETAFQILGADCRSLENINVQHSEFNVDGLVSFLEAYGNQIKKIYFTHSTKSDKLLSALSKGCCPELRLLEINTKFEGGFCDQHFIGIQALQIGCPKLQIFRLMNFTLLPKMFCNMPSSTSSFPMLEELCIATSSHSFMTDSDLTNVLHGSPHLRVLDLRGASRITATALYALPFEKLECLYWGLYFNSNTMVASKKGIHMLAQKWSSTLRELDLANQPFSEEDMEIAMGHLAHGAGVDLFRSLNLSGTNITSSALRLFITQAPALKYLNLSSCRYLPRGLKRIYHGQEDIQLLLDKLG from the exons ATGCAGGTTTCCAACTCAAGCACAGAGCCAGAGTCACTCCAGGCACcttctgcaaaaatgtcaaccaACAGAGCTGGGACATCCCAGAATGCACCTGCAAAAGGAAAAGGACTTTTGAAAAGGAAAGCTGGTTCTCTTAAAGATGACaaaagcaaaaagaaaaagagaaaaaatgtcaAACGAACTGTGAGACCAAATTACACCATCCAGGAGGGAGAGGACATGCTTTTGATTATATCAAATATAAGTAGTGGTGACCCTATATGGAAGCCCAAGCGGAAGGgatgtaagaaaaaaaagttaaacaaaaaAGGGAAAAGTAAAACCTCTGCTAGCAAAACTAAAAAAGCTCCAGTAAAAGCTAAAATCCCCAAAGTCACAGAAGAAACTACtgataaaaatgttgatttggACAATGTGAATGCTGTTAGGTTTGACCACTGGGGTCAGAGTTTACCGATAGAGGTCCTGGTGAAAATCTTTCAGTTTGCAGTTCACCAGGATGGAGCAGTTCCTTTTCTGTGCAG GGTTGGCATAGTTTGCCGTCTATGGAATGGAGCTGCATCCTCTCCGGTCCTGTGGCGCAGTGTGTTAGTTGGCTACTGCTGGATTGAACCTGGTAAGAGTCAGTTACCTGGGACAGAACAGAAGATTATGAACACTATAGACTGGCTAGCTGAAAACAG ATTGTCTCAGCTGAGGGAGTTTTCCCTTTGCCACTGGAAAAAACATGTTGACTATGTTATCCAG AAAGTTTCACAATCATGCCCAAATCTTCATTCTCTCAAGCTGTCTTACTGCACGGGAATGACAGAAACAGCCTTCCAAATCCTTGGTGCTGACTGTCGTTCATTAGAGAATATAAATGTGCAACACTCAGAG TTTAATGTTGATGGTCTGGTGTCCTTCCTTGAGGCGTACGGCAACCAAATAAAGAAAATTTACTTCACGCACAGCACCAAGAGTGACAAACTGCTCAGTGCTTTGTCT AAAGGTTGCTGTCCTGAGCTCAGGCTGCTGGAGATCAATACTAAATTTGAAGGAGGATTCTGCGATCAACATTTCATCGGAATTCAGGCTTTGCAGATTGGATGCCCTAAACTTCAG atttttagatTGATGAATTTCACTCTACTTCCTAAAATGTTCTGCAACATGCCTAGTTCAACATCCAGTTTTCCTATGCTAGAGGAGCTGTGCATTGCCACTTCCTCTCACTCCTTCATGACAGACAGTGACCTGACCAATGTGCTGCATGGCTCCCCTCATCTGCGTGTGCTAGACCTGCGTGGTGCCTCCCGCATCACAGCCACTGCCCTCTACGCTCTGCCTTTTGAGA AACTGGAGTGTCTATATTGGGGCCTGTACTTCAATAGCAATACCATGGTAGCATCCAAGAAAGGAATACACATGCTTGCCCAGAAATGGAGCAGCACCCTCAGGGAGCTTGATTTGGCCAACCAGCCATTTTCAGAGGAAGACATGGAGATTGCCATGGGACATCTTGCACATGGTGCTGGAGTTGATTTGTTTCGCTCCCTGAACCTCAGTGGTACAAATATCACTTCATCTGCACTCAG GTTATTCATAACCCAGGCACCAGCTCTGAAGTACTTGAATCTGTCTTCTTGCCGGTATCTGCCCAGAGGGCTCAAACGAATATATCATGGTCAAGAAGACATTCAGCTTCTCCTGGACAAATTAGGCTGA
- the LOC125275446 gene encoding F-box/LRR-repeat protein 6-like isoform X1: MESKIMQVSNSSTEPESLQAPSAEMSTSRAGTSQNAPAKGKGLLKRKAGSLKDDKSKKKKRKNVKRTVRPNYTIQEGEDMLLIISNISSGDSIWKPKRKGCKKKKLNKKGKSKISANKTKKAPVKAKIPKVTEETTDKNVDLDNVNAVRFDHWGQSLPIEVLVKIFQFAVHQDGAVPFLCRVGRVCRLWNGAASSPVLWRSVSVGYCWIEPGKSQLPGTEQKIRNTIDWLAENRLSQLREFSLCHWKKHVDYVIQKVSQSCPNLHSLKLSYCTGMTETAFQILGADCRSLENINVQHSEFNVDGLVSFLEAYGNQIKKIYFTHSTKSDKLLSALSKGCCPELRLLEINTKLDGGYCQLPICIQALQIGCPKLQTFRLMNVTPVPKMIRNTPSSTSGFPMLEELCIATSSHSFMTDSDLTNVLHGSPHLRVLDLRGASRITATGLYALPFEKLECLYWGLYFNSNTMVASKKGIHMLAQKWSSTLRELDLANQPFSEEDMEIAMGHLAHGAGVDLFRSLNLSGTKISSSALRLFITQAPALKYLNLSSCRYLPRGLKRIYHGQEDIQLLLDKLG; encoded by the exons aTGGAAAGCAAAATAATGCAGGTTTCCAACTCAAGCACAGAGCCAGAGTCACTCCAGGCACCTTCTGCAGAAATGTCAACCAGCAGAGCTGGGACATCCCAGAATGCACCTGCAAAAGGAAAAGGACTTTTGAAAAGGAAAGCTGGTTCTCTTAAGGATGACaaaagcaaaaagaaaaagagaaaaaatgtcaAACGAACTGTGAGACCAAATTACACCATCCAGGAGGGAGAGGACATGCTTTTGATTATATCAAATATAAGTAGTGGTGACAGTATATGGAAGCCCAAGCGGAAGGgatgtaagaaaaaaaagttaaacaaaaaAGGGAAAAGTAAAATCTCTGCTAACAAAACTAAAAAAGCACCAGTAAAAGCTAAAATCCCCAAAGTCACAGAAGAAACTACtgataaaaatgttgatttggACAATGTGAATGCTGTTAGGTTTGACCACTGGGGTCAGAGTTTACCGATAGAGGTCCTGGTGAAAATCTTTCAGTTTGCAGTTCACCAGGATGGAGCAGTTCCTTTTCTGTGCAG GGTTGGCAGAGTTTGCCGTCTATGGAATGGAGCTGCATCCTCTCCGGTCCTGTGGCGCAGTGTGTCAGTTGGCTACTGCTGGATTGAACCTGGTAAGAGTCAGTTACCTGGGACAGAACAGAAGATTAGGAACACTATAGACTGGCTAGCTGAAAACAG ATTGTCTCAGCTGAGGGAGTTTTCCCTTTGCCACTGGAAAAAACATGTTGACTATGTTATCCAG AAAGTTTCACAATCATGCCCAAATCTTCATTCTCTCAAGCTGTCTTACTGCACGGGAATGACAGAAACAGCCTTCCAAATTCTTGGTGCTGACTGTCGTTCATTAGAGAATATAAATGTGCAACACTCAGAG TTTAATGTTGATGGTCTGGTGTCCTTCCTTGAGGCGTACGGCAACCAAATAAAGAAAATTTACTTCACGCACAGCACCAAGAGTGACAAACTGCTCAGTGCTTTGTCT AAAGGTTGCTGTCCTGAGCTCAGGCTGCTGGAGATCAATACTAAATTAGATGGAGGATACTGCCAGCTTCCCATCTGCATTCAGGCTTTGCAGATTGGATGCCCTAAACTTCAg ACTTTTAGATTGATGAATGTCACTCCAGTTCCTAAAATGATCCGCAACACACCCAGTTCAACATCCGGTTTTCCTATGTTAGAGGAGCTGTGCATTGCCACTTCCTCTCACTCCTTCATGACAGACAGTGACCTGACCAATGTGCTGCATGGCTCCCCCCATCTGCGTGTGCTAGACCTGCGTGGTGCCTCCCGCATCACAGCCACAGGCCTCTACGCTCTGCCTTTTGAGA AACTGGAGTGTCTATATTGGGGCCTGTACTTCAATAGCAATACCATGGTAGCATCCAAGAAAGGAATACACATGCTTGCCCAGAAATGGAGCAGCACCCTCAGGGAGCTTGATTTGGCCAACCAGCCATTTTCAGAGGAAGACATGGAGATTGCCATGGGACATCTTGCACATGGTGCTGGAGTTGATTTGTTTCGCTCCCTGAACCTCAGTGGTACAAAAATCAGTTCATCTGCACTCAG GTTATTCATAACCCAGGCACCAGCTCTGAAGTACTTGAATCTATCTTCTTGCCGGTATCTGCCCAGAGGGCTCAAACGAATATATCATGGTCAAGAAGACATTCAGCTTCTCCTGGACAAATTAGGCTGA
- the LOC125275446 gene encoding F-box/LRR-repeat protein 6-like isoform X2 gives MQVSNSSTEPESLQAPSAEMSTSRAGTSQNAPAKGKGLLKRKAGSLKDDKSKKKKRKNVKRTVRPNYTIQEGEDMLLIISNISSGDSIWKPKRKGCKKKKLNKKGKSKISANKTKKAPVKAKIPKVTEETTDKNVDLDNVNAVRFDHWGQSLPIEVLVKIFQFAVHQDGAVPFLCRVGRVCRLWNGAASSPVLWRSVSVGYCWIEPGKSQLPGTEQKIRNTIDWLAENRLSQLREFSLCHWKKHVDYVIQKVSQSCPNLHSLKLSYCTGMTETAFQILGADCRSLENINVQHSEFNVDGLVSFLEAYGNQIKKIYFTHSTKSDKLLSALSKGCCPELRLLEINTKLDGGYCQLPICIQALQIGCPKLQTFRLMNVTPVPKMIRNTPSSTSGFPMLEELCIATSSHSFMTDSDLTNVLHGSPHLRVLDLRGASRITATGLYALPFEKLECLYWGLYFNSNTMVASKKGIHMLAQKWSSTLRELDLANQPFSEEDMEIAMGHLAHGAGVDLFRSLNLSGTKISSSALRLFITQAPALKYLNLSSCRYLPRGLKRIYHGQEDIQLLLDKLG, from the exons ATGCAGGTTTCCAACTCAAGCACAGAGCCAGAGTCACTCCAGGCACCTTCTGCAGAAATGTCAACCAGCAGAGCTGGGACATCCCAGAATGCACCTGCAAAAGGAAAAGGACTTTTGAAAAGGAAAGCTGGTTCTCTTAAGGATGACaaaagcaaaaagaaaaagagaaaaaatgtcaAACGAACTGTGAGACCAAATTACACCATCCAGGAGGGAGAGGACATGCTTTTGATTATATCAAATATAAGTAGTGGTGACAGTATATGGAAGCCCAAGCGGAAGGgatgtaagaaaaaaaagttaaacaaaaaAGGGAAAAGTAAAATCTCTGCTAACAAAACTAAAAAAGCACCAGTAAAAGCTAAAATCCCCAAAGTCACAGAAGAAACTACtgataaaaatgttgatttggACAATGTGAATGCTGTTAGGTTTGACCACTGGGGTCAGAGTTTACCGATAGAGGTCCTGGTGAAAATCTTTCAGTTTGCAGTTCACCAGGATGGAGCAGTTCCTTTTCTGTGCAG GGTTGGCAGAGTTTGCCGTCTATGGAATGGAGCTGCATCCTCTCCGGTCCTGTGGCGCAGTGTGTCAGTTGGCTACTGCTGGATTGAACCTGGTAAGAGTCAGTTACCTGGGACAGAACAGAAGATTAGGAACACTATAGACTGGCTAGCTGAAAACAG ATTGTCTCAGCTGAGGGAGTTTTCCCTTTGCCACTGGAAAAAACATGTTGACTATGTTATCCAG AAAGTTTCACAATCATGCCCAAATCTTCATTCTCTCAAGCTGTCTTACTGCACGGGAATGACAGAAACAGCCTTCCAAATTCTTGGTGCTGACTGTCGTTCATTAGAGAATATAAATGTGCAACACTCAGAG TTTAATGTTGATGGTCTGGTGTCCTTCCTTGAGGCGTACGGCAACCAAATAAAGAAAATTTACTTCACGCACAGCACCAAGAGTGACAAACTGCTCAGTGCTTTGTCT AAAGGTTGCTGTCCTGAGCTCAGGCTGCTGGAGATCAATACTAAATTAGATGGAGGATACTGCCAGCTTCCCATCTGCATTCAGGCTTTGCAGATTGGATGCCCTAAACTTCAg ACTTTTAGATTGATGAATGTCACTCCAGTTCCTAAAATGATCCGCAACACACCCAGTTCAACATCCGGTTTTCCTATGTTAGAGGAGCTGTGCATTGCCACTTCCTCTCACTCCTTCATGACAGACAGTGACCTGACCAATGTGCTGCATGGCTCCCCCCATCTGCGTGTGCTAGACCTGCGTGGTGCCTCCCGCATCACAGCCACAGGCCTCTACGCTCTGCCTTTTGAGA AACTGGAGTGTCTATATTGGGGCCTGTACTTCAATAGCAATACCATGGTAGCATCCAAGAAAGGAATACACATGCTTGCCCAGAAATGGAGCAGCACCCTCAGGGAGCTTGATTTGGCCAACCAGCCATTTTCAGAGGAAGACATGGAGATTGCCATGGGACATCTTGCACATGGTGCTGGAGTTGATTTGTTTCGCTCCCTGAACCTCAGTGGTACAAAAATCAGTTCATCTGCACTCAG GTTATTCATAACCCAGGCACCAGCTCTGAAGTACTTGAATCTATCTTCTTGCCGGTATCTGCCCAGAGGGCTCAAACGAATATATCATGGTCAAGAAGACATTCAGCTTCTCCTGGACAAATTAGGCTGA